GCTGCGTGTCTGCACCTCAGTGATCTCCCGCTGTTCATCTCTCCCACTCTCACCTTTCTGCCACGCGCCATCCCTGGGAATGGTTCATGTACATTCCTGTGTTACAATCCCACCTTTCCCACGTGAGTTCCTCAGGGAGTGAGTGATCCACAGAACACCCAAGCTGAGCAGTTCCAGGCCTGTGCACACTGTGCATCTGCCTTGGCCGCGGATAAACCTTCTTGGCTGATGGCAAgagggcagcctgcaggcagctcacaCTGCGTGTGCTTGCCTATGTCTGAGACTGCTGCAACAGTTCTCACGTGAGCATCCATTTTGCTTGGCAGTAGAAAGAGCTGTCTTCTTCTTTCTGGAACCCCTGTAACAGCTCAGACACCCAGAATGGGATAACGTTCCATGGACAGGATGGGTCTGTTTGATGGTGCAAGATCCCGGGTTCCCAACACCTAAAAGGACATAAGATTCTGTGAGCCATTCCCTCCTTCCGGAGAGCTATGGATGTAGCAAATGGTGTTTCAAAGGCTGTTTTATGGAATCTGAGAGACTTTGTCCTGGGATCATAAAGGATCCTCCCCTGGTGGTGAAAAgctggggggaggagagagaggaagggggtgaggTGCCCAGCTCCTAGTGACAAGATCTCTCTCTGCCATGGGACATGTGAGGGGAAGCTGTCAGCGATGGGGGCAGATTGTGAGGGGTGTGTGGTGAGCAGGGGCCGTGATGTGTGGGCAAAGCTGTGGTGCCCAGGCACgaggaagagggcagagcagagcgcgGTGGCCACGCAAGCATCCCCAGAGGCTTTGTGCTGCCGAGGctggaggcccctgtgctggagctcctgcagcagcgctgttggcaggagcagcaggaggtaggAGAGCGGGCACGGGCAGGTGGGAGATGGCTCCTGGGCAGGGCCaggcgggcagggctgggagcctgtCCTGGCCACGCCAGGGGAcggctcctgcctggagcagcctggggctggcgtGGGGCTGTGcgcagagatggggagagcgGGGAACGCCGATGGCCCTCATTGCCTTCCCATTGCTTGTGTCTCCtaggaggtggtggcagagggagaaggcggccacccagagcaggctcATTCTTCATGGAGGACACGAACACAACAGACCTCTCTCTGAATTACACACGTGATGGAAATTGGAGCTATGTGGAACATGGTGAACgtaaatgtttttatatatcACCCGCAGAGATGATTCTGCTAGCTTTCCTCTTGTTGATTTGTGTCTTTGGAATGGTGGGGAATGGGATAGTCTTGTGGTTCCTGGGCTTCCAGATGAAGCGGAATCCTTTCACCGTCTACATCCTAAATCTGGCTGTTGCTGACTGCTGTTTGCTCCTCCTGTTTTTTCTGTTAACACTTGCGTATTTCAACGTAACAATAATTTGTTATGgtttggattcttttttttctttctacaataATTTTTTATATGCAGTTGAATTCCTGTGCCACTTCTTTGTCCTTAGCAGCCTGGGTCTCCTGACAGCCATCAGCACGGAGCGCTCTGtctctgtcatcttcccaaTCTGGTATCGCTGCCAGCGCCCAAAGCACTTGTCAGGCATCGTGAGTGGGGTGCTCTGGGCCAGCATCGGCTCTTTCATGTTGTCCATTTATCTTTGCTTAGAATTCGATGAAATTCATGTAACAATATTTAAAAGTGTGGCCATTACCTATTCCGTGATATTGTCATTATTGATGTTGATTTCCAACGTGTCCATGGTCATAAGGCTCCGATGTGGCTCACAGAGACGGCGCCTGGGGAAACTctatgttgctgttgtgctcaatgtcatcttcttctttgcctttgggatgCCTTTCAGTGCTGAGGTTTTCTTCCGTCTGTCCCTTTCACGTAATTTACTTCCCAACTTCATCACTCTGTTTCCggctctgctgaacagcagcatcaatccagtcatttacttcctggtggggagctgccggcagcgccgcttccaaggctccatccaagcCGCCCTGCGCAgagtgtttgaagagaaagcgaggagcaaggaggagaaCCCCGTGCCTGAGGGCAACCCCATGGAGAGCActgcccaaggctctgctgGGCAGGGCGAGGCCTGAGCTCTACTCCCCCTTCGCATTGACCCTCTAATGGATGAGAACCTAGCTGAGAGTTGACTCCCTCTCATGCCTGAGAGACAGAACAAAGAATGTTGTTTGCCACAGTGTGTTCGGTAGAGTACACACGTTTATGTTCATTCTGAGTGTTTgtcagaaagaggcaggaaagagaggggtgcagctgttctatgatCTTCACACTGGGCCACACTGGGGTGCCTGGCCAACGCTCTCAGCATGGACAATGCtgagatcatgagaaactgcacgGTCCCATGATTAAACAATCAGAGATCTGGCATAAAGCCGCTTGTTTTGGTATGGGTATAAAAGAAGGACTCTCTTGTGGCCATGGGAGAAGCCTCACCTATGGGTGGACGCACTGCATATGAATTTTCCCAATTACCTGAGACTCCTGGCATCAGCTGCAATGgggcttcccagctggaagtgtgGCACTGGATGATGATTCTGTGGTA
This region of Melopsittacus undulatus isolate bMelUnd1 unplaced genomic scaffold, bMelUnd1.mat.Z mat_scaffold_593_arrow_ctg1, whole genome shotgun sequence genomic DNA includes:
- the LOC115946328 gene encoding mas-related G-protein coupled receptor member H-like; this translates as MEDTNTTDLSLNYTRDGNWSYVEHGERKCFYISPAEMILLAFLLLICVFGMVGNGIVLWFLGFQMKRNPFTVYILNLAVADCCLLLLFFLLTLAYFNVTIICYGLDSFFSFYNNFLYAVEFLCHFFVLSSLGLLTAISTERSVSVIFPIWYRCQRPKHLSGIVSGVLWASIGSFMLSIYLCLEFDEIHVTIFKSVAITYSVILSLLMLISNVSMVIRLRCGSQRRRLGKLYVAVVLNVIFFFAFGMPFSAEVFFRLSLSRNLLPNFITLFPALLNSSINPVIYFLVGSCRQRRFQGSIQAALRRVFEEKARSKEENPVPEGNPMESTAQGSAGQGEA